Proteins from a genomic interval of Diaminobutyricimonas aerilata:
- the tal gene encoding transaldolase, which translates to MTDSTSPTAQLSAAGVSIWLDDLSRERIKAEGLQKIIAERNVVGVTTNPTIFASALAKGEAYDQQVAELAKAGTNVTDAVFEITTDDVGDAADVFRAIYDETNGYDGRVSIEVEPGLAHDAAGTIAEAKRLWAKIDRPNVMIKIPATKEGLEAITETIAAGISVNVTLIFSLERHREVIDAYLTGLERAQADGIDLSTIHSVASFFVSRVDTEIDKRLEAIGTDEARALKSKAGIANARLAYEVYEKAFATDRAQALLQAGANKQRPLWASTGVKDPNLPDTLYVTELAVADTVNTMPEKTLEATFDHGVIEGDKVSGSYTEAREVLDAIAGLGISYDEVTALLEKEGVEKFIVSWNELLDTVTAALEAAK; encoded by the coding sequence ATGACCGACAGCACCTCCCCCACCGCACAGCTCTCCGCTGCGGGCGTCAGCATCTGGCTCGACGACCTCTCCCGTGAGCGCATCAAGGCCGAAGGCCTGCAGAAGATCATCGCCGAGCGCAACGTCGTCGGCGTGACCACCAACCCGACGATCTTCGCGTCGGCTCTCGCCAAGGGCGAGGCCTACGACCAGCAGGTCGCCGAGCTCGCGAAGGCCGGCACCAACGTCACCGACGCGGTCTTCGAGATCACCACCGACGACGTCGGCGACGCCGCGGACGTGTTCCGCGCGATCTACGACGAGACGAACGGCTACGACGGCCGCGTCTCGATCGAGGTGGAGCCGGGCCTCGCGCACGACGCCGCCGGCACGATCGCCGAGGCGAAGCGCCTGTGGGCGAAGATCGACCGCCCGAACGTGATGATCAAGATCCCCGCCACCAAGGAGGGCCTCGAAGCCATCACCGAGACGATCGCGGCGGGCATCAGCGTCAACGTGACGCTGATCTTCAGCCTCGAGCGTCACCGTGAGGTCATCGACGCCTACCTGACCGGTCTCGAGCGCGCTCAGGCCGACGGCATCGACCTCTCGACGATCCACTCGGTCGCCTCGTTCTTCGTGTCGCGCGTCGACACCGAGATCGACAAGCGCCTCGAGGCGATCGGCACGGACGAGGCCCGCGCCCTCAAGAGCAAGGCGGGCATCGCGAACGCCCGCCTCGCGTACGAGGTGTACGAGAAGGCCTTCGCCACCGACCGCGCCCAGGCGCTCCTGCAGGCCGGCGCGAACAAGCAGCGTCCGCTGTGGGCGTCGACCGGCGTCAAGGACCCCAACCTGCCCGACACGCTCTACGTGACGGAGCTCGCCGTCGCCGACACGGTCAACACCATGCCGGAGAAGACGCTCGAGGCCACGTTCGACCACGGCGTCATCGAGGGCGACAAGGTCTCCGGCAGCTACACCGAGGCGCGCGAGGTGCTCGACGCGATCGCCGGCCTCGGCATCTCGTACGACGAGGTGACCGCCCTGCTCGAGAAGGAGGGCGTGGAGAAGTTCATCGTCAGCTGGAACGAGCTGCTCGACACCGTCACCGCCGCTCTCGAGGCCGCCAAATGA
- the pgl gene encoding 6-phosphogluconolactonase produces the protein MTNERRVLVHPDKATLAGTVAARFITKITDVIDSEGDANVVLTGGTMGIAVLEAINASAARDSVDWSRVSFWWGDERWLPRDDDERNEKQARAALLDHIAIDEAHVHPFAASDSGLTLEEAADAYERELADAAREGTRAPRFDITFLGVGPDGHIASLFPGREGIRETERSVIFERNSPKPPPERLSLTLPVLNASERLFMVLAGPDKASVLGLALAGASFEEVPVAGLQGRRRTVFFVDQDAAAEVPENLIAPVNYWTAADAN, from the coding sequence GTGACGAACGAACGACGGGTGCTCGTGCACCCCGACAAGGCGACACTCGCGGGCACGGTCGCCGCCCGCTTCATCACGAAGATCACCGACGTGATCGACTCGGAGGGCGACGCGAACGTCGTGCTGACCGGCGGCACCATGGGGATCGCGGTCCTCGAGGCCATCAACGCGTCCGCCGCACGCGACAGCGTCGACTGGTCGCGGGTGAGCTTCTGGTGGGGCGACGAGCGGTGGCTGCCGCGCGACGACGACGAGCGCAACGAGAAGCAGGCCCGCGCCGCGCTGCTCGACCACATCGCGATCGACGAGGCGCACGTGCATCCGTTCGCCGCGTCCGACTCGGGGCTCACCCTCGAAGAGGCCGCCGACGCCTACGAGCGCGAGCTGGCGGATGCGGCACGCGAGGGCACCCGTGCTCCGCGCTTCGACATCACCTTCCTCGGTGTGGGGCCCGACGGTCACATCGCGTCGTTGTTCCCCGGCCGCGAGGGGATCCGCGAGACGGAGCGCAGCGTCATCTTCGAGCGCAACTCCCCCAAGCCGCCGCCCGAGCGCTTGAGCCTGACCCTTCCGGTGCTCAACGCCTCCGAGCGTCTCTTCATGGTGCTCGCCGGCCCCGACAAGGCGTCGGTGTTGGGTCTCGCACTCGCGGGCGCGAGCTTCGAGGAGGTGCCGGTCGCCGGGCTGCAGGGTCGTCGTCGCACCGTGTTCTTCGTCGACCAGGACGCCGCGGCCGAGGTGCCCGAGAACCTCATCGCCCCCGTCAACTACTGGACGGCCGCCGACGCCAACTGA
- the secG gene encoding preprotein translocase subunit SecG gives MEILQVVLQVLLGITSLLLTLLILLHRGRGGGLSDMFGGGVTSNLGASGVAERNLNRITVILALVWVTSIIILGLITKFDAGI, from the coding sequence GTGGAAATTCTCCAGGTCGTGCTGCAGGTGCTGCTCGGCATCACGAGCCTCCTGCTCACCCTGCTGATCCTGCTGCACCGCGGTCGCGGTGGCGGTCTGTCCGACATGTTCGGCGGCGGCGTCACCTCGAACCTCGGCGCCTCGGGCGTCGCGGAGCGCAACCTCAACCGCATCACGGTGATCCTCGCCCTGGTGTGGGTGACGTCCATCATCATCCTCGGGCTCATCACGAAGTTCGACGCCGGCATCTGA
- the tpiA gene encoding triose-phosphate isomerase encodes MTTRTPFIAGNWKMNLDHLQSIAFVQKLAWTLKDANHDFGAVEVAVFPPFTDLRSVQTLISADKLELGYGGQDLSAHDSGAYTGEISGAFLSALECGYVLIGHSERRTMHAETDEVVAAKVTAALRHGLVPVICVGETAEDLEQHGPSAVPVAQLRAALENAGANPDIVVAYEPVWAIGSGQAATAEQAQQVAAALRAELAERDAELGARTRILYGGSVKAGNIAGFMAQPDVDGALVGGASLDIPEFSSIVRYQKHVGTV; translated from the coding sequence GTGACCACGCGCACCCCGTTCATCGCCGGCAACTGGAAGATGAACCTCGACCATCTGCAGTCGATCGCGTTCGTGCAGAAGCTCGCCTGGACGCTCAAGGACGCGAACCACGACTTCGGCGCCGTCGAGGTCGCGGTCTTCCCGCCCTTCACCGACCTGCGGTCGGTGCAGACCCTCATCTCGGCCGACAAGCTCGAGCTCGGCTACGGCGGGCAGGACCTGTCGGCGCACGACTCGGGGGCGTACACCGGGGAGATCTCCGGCGCCTTCCTCTCGGCCCTCGAATGCGGCTACGTGCTCATCGGCCACTCCGAGCGTCGCACGATGCACGCGGAGACCGACGAGGTCGTCGCGGCGAAGGTCACGGCGGCGCTGCGTCACGGGCTCGTGCCGGTGATCTGCGTCGGTGAGACCGCCGAGGATCTCGAGCAGCACGGACCGAGCGCCGTGCCGGTCGCGCAGTTGCGGGCCGCGCTCGAGAACGCCGGAGCGAACCCCGACATCGTCGTGGCGTACGAGCCGGTGTGGGCGATCGGATCCGGTCAAGCAGCCACCGCGGAGCAGGCCCAGCAGGTCGCTGCGGCGCTGCGCGCGGAGCTCGCCGAACGCGACGCCGAGTTGGGCGCCCGCACGCGCATCCTCTACGGCGGCTCGGTGAAGGCGGGGAACATCGCCGGCTTCATGGCGCAGCCGGATGTGGACGGCGCGCTGGTCGGCGGGGCGAGCCTCGACATCCCCGAGTTCTCGAGCATCGTGCGCTACCAGAAGCACGTCGGCACCGTCTGA
- a CDS encoding glucose-6-phosphate dehydrogenase assembly protein OpcA — protein sequence MIVDLPDTTSSAISKALVKIREEGGAVALGRVLTLVISTQLGEEEEAIEAANDASREHPMRVIVLSTEAPDQRKTGSARLDAQIRVGGDAGASEVIVLRAYDDTASEQEGLVTGLLLPDAPVVAWWPRHAPDVTAQSAIGRIAQRRITDAAAAPNPQLALQHLSETYTPGDTDFAWTRLTLWRAQLAAVLDQPPYEPITAVTVHGSSDSPSTALLAAWLQLQLQVQVDLVVTTPGNGASGIHGVTLVRGSGEIHLERELPNVATLTQPNQPTHDISLPRRSLRDCLAEELRRLDPDDLFGVVIQRGLPDLGAPSRSKRPGAAGDSPEQSGATDR from the coding sequence GTGATCGTCGATCTGCCCGACACGACGAGCAGTGCCATCTCGAAGGCGCTCGTCAAGATCCGCGAGGAGGGCGGCGCCGTCGCCCTCGGCCGCGTGCTCACCCTCGTGATCTCGACCCAACTGGGCGAGGAGGAGGAGGCCATCGAGGCCGCCAACGACGCCTCGCGGGAGCACCCGATGCGCGTCATCGTGCTCTCCACCGAGGCGCCCGACCAGCGCAAGACCGGCAGCGCCCGGCTCGACGCGCAGATCCGTGTCGGCGGCGACGCCGGCGCGAGCGAGGTCATCGTGCTGCGGGCCTACGACGACACCGCGAGCGAGCAGGAGGGCCTCGTCACGGGGCTCCTGCTGCCCGACGCGCCCGTCGTCGCGTGGTGGCCCCGTCACGCCCCGGATGTGACGGCGCAGAGCGCGATCGGACGGATCGCACAGCGCCGGATCACCGACGCCGCCGCGGCACCGAACCCGCAACTGGCGCTGCAGCACCTCAGCGAGACGTACACACCCGGGGACACCGACTTCGCGTGGACGCGCCTCACGCTGTGGCGCGCGCAGCTCGCCGCCGTGCTCGACCAGCCGCCGTACGAGCCCATCACCGCGGTGACGGTGCACGGATCGTCGGACTCCCCCTCGACCGCGCTGCTCGCCGCCTGGCTGCAGCTGCAGCTGCAGGTGCAGGTCGACCTCGTGGTGACGACGCCCGGCAACGGCGCGAGCGGCATCCACGGGGTCACGCTCGTGCGTGGATCCGGCGAGATCCACCTCGAGCGGGAACTGCCGAACGTGGCGACGCTCACGCAGCCGAACCAGCCCACGCACGACATCTCGCTGCCTCGCCGCAGCCTGCGTGACTGCCTGGCCGAGGAGTTGCGTAGGCTCGACCCCGACGACCTCTTCGGGGTGGTCATCCAACGGGGTCTGCCCGACCTCGGTGCACCGTCGCGATCGAAGCGCCCGGGCGCCGCGGGCGACTCCCCCGAGCAGAGCGGAGCGACCGACCGGTGA
- a CDS encoding glucose-6-phosphate isomerase: protein MSIRVHATGAAAEAVDRLVPQLVSDLVASRIAGQDPTLWGPDAEEESAKRLGWTEASSISEPLVDEIIALRDRLRAAGVDHIVLGGMGGSSLAPEVITRTYGVELTVLDSTEPSQVLAALRDRLSSTAVVISSKSGSTVETDSQKRVYEKAFRDAGIEPTERIVVVTDPGSPLDQAARADGYTVFNADPNVGGRYSALTAFGLVPSGLAGVDIRQLLDEAAAVGLELAQDAPDNPALVLGAAIGGTTPLKDKLGIIADGTHIVGFADWAEQLIAESTGKLGKGLLPVVLETDSPELSLGLGDLQIVRLVADEEETREVRDGEIEVTGTLGAQLLLWEYATAIAGRLLGINPFDQPDVESAKIAARGLLDARPEPAPAVFSADGIEVRASAGLLDGVDTLDGALRALFTQLGSDGYVAVQAYLDRVAHPEFAELRDLVASRVSRPVTFGWGPRFLHSTGQFHKGGPAVGVFLQLLSTPEEDLEVPERPFTFGQLIQAQAAGDASVLAEHGRPVLTLTLTDVRAGLTALRSALA from the coding sequence ATGAGCATCCGCGTCCACGCGACGGGTGCCGCCGCTGAGGCGGTCGACCGCCTCGTCCCGCAGCTCGTGAGCGACCTCGTCGCGAGCCGCATCGCCGGTCAGGACCCCACCCTGTGGGGCCCGGATGCGGAAGAGGAGTCCGCCAAGCGTCTCGGCTGGACCGAGGCGAGCTCCATCTCGGAGCCGCTCGTCGACGAGATCATCGCTCTGCGCGACCGCCTCCGCGCGGCCGGCGTCGATCACATCGTGCTCGGCGGCATGGGCGGATCCTCGCTCGCGCCCGAGGTGATCACGCGCACCTACGGCGTCGAGCTCACCGTGCTCGACTCCACGGAGCCGAGCCAGGTGCTCGCCGCCCTGCGCGATCGTCTCTCCTCGACCGCGGTCGTCATCTCGTCGAAGTCGGGTTCGACCGTCGAGACCGACAGCCAGAAGCGCGTCTACGAGAAGGCGTTCCGCGACGCGGGCATCGAGCCGACCGAGCGCATCGTCGTCGTCACCGACCCGGGCTCCCCGCTCGACCAGGCGGCGCGCGCCGACGGCTACACGGTCTTCAACGCCGACCCGAACGTCGGCGGGCGCTACTCGGCGCTCACGGCCTTCGGCCTCGTGCCGTCCGGGCTCGCCGGGGTGGACATCCGTCAGCTGCTCGACGAGGCGGCCGCGGTCGGCCTCGAGCTCGCCCAGGACGCCCCCGACAACCCCGCGCTCGTGCTCGGTGCCGCCATCGGCGGCACGACGCCGCTCAAGGACAAGCTCGGCATCATCGCCGACGGCACCCACATCGTGGGCTTCGCCGATTGGGCCGAGCAGCTGATCGCGGAGTCGACCGGCAAGCTCGGCAAGGGTCTGCTGCCCGTCGTGCTCGAGACCGACTCCCCCGAGCTGTCGCTCGGCCTCGGCGACCTGCAGATCGTGCGCCTCGTCGCCGACGAGGAGGAGACCCGCGAGGTCCGCGATGGCGAGATCGAGGTCACCGGCACGCTCGGCGCCCAGCTGCTGCTGTGGGAGTACGCCACGGCGATCGCCGGCCGTCTGCTCGGCATCAACCCGTTCGACCAGCCCGACGTCGAGTCGGCGAAGATCGCCGCGCGCGGCCTGCTCGACGCCCGTCCCGAGCCGGCCCCTGCCGTCTTCTCGGCCGACGGCATCGAGGTGCGCGCCTCGGCCGGTCTGCTCGACGGCGTCGACACGCTCGACGGCGCCCTGCGGGCGCTCTTCACGCAGCTCGGCTCCGACGGCTACGTCGCGGTGCAGGCCTACCTCGACCGCGTCGCCCACCCCGAGTTCGCCGAGTTGCGCGACCTCGTCGCGTCGCGGGTGAGCCGCCCGGTCACGTTCGGCTGGGGTCCCCGCTTCCTGCACTCGACGGGTCAGTTCCACAAGGGCGGCCCCGCCGTCGGCGTGTTCCTGCAGCTCCTGTCGACGCCCGAGGAGGACCTCGAGGTGCCCGAGCGCCCGTTCACCTTCGGTCAGCTGATCCAGGCGCAGGCCGCCGGTGACGCGAGCGTGCTCGCCGAGCACGGTCGACCGGTGCTGACGCTGACGCTCACCGATGTGCGCGCGGGGCTGACCGCCCTGCGGTCCGCTCTCGCCTGA
- a CDS encoding RNA polymerase-binding protein RbpA yields the protein MASGGSAIRGSRVGAGPMGEQDRGYHAERIAVSYWDELGNETVRYFAASLPPEEIPEVIDSPSTGLPAGRDKNNPPQVAKLEPYKTHLAYVKERRTEEEAAQLLEEALQQLRARRGTTTAV from the coding sequence GTGGCATCTGGCGGTAGCGCCATCCGCGGCTCGCGCGTCGGCGCGGGCCCCATGGGCGAACAGGACCGCGGCTATCACGCCGAGCGCATCGCCGTGTCGTACTGGGACGAGCTCGGCAACGAGACCGTCCGCTACTTCGCGGCCAGTCTGCCGCCGGAGGAGATCCCCGAGGTCATCGACTCGCCGTCGACGGGGCTCCCCGCCGGGCGCGACAAGAACAACCCGCCGCAGGTGGCGAAGCTCGAGCCGTACAAGACGCACCTCGCGTACGTGAAGGAGCGCCGCACCGAAGAGGAGGCGGCTCAGCTCCTCGAGGAGGCGCTGCAGCAGCTCCGCGCGCGACGCGGCACCACGACCGCCGTCTGA
- a CDS encoding heme o synthase has translation MNVVAPPRARETRIGFSRKLRAYVALTKPRVIELLLVTTIPVMILAQGGLPNPWLVLATVIGGALSASSANSFNCYIDRDIDRVMNRTKRRPLVTGELRDGEALAFAWGTGALSILWLGLTTNWLAAALSLGAILFYVFVYTLWLKRRTEQNIIWGGIAGCAPVLIGWAAVTGSLDWPAWILFGVVFLWTPPHYWPLSMKYRDDYESVGVPMLAVVRGRVVVGLQVILYAWATVACSLLLIPVAGMGIVYTLAAVGTGGWFIVEAHRLYSSSLRGDEVKPMRVFHASISYLSLLFVAVGVDPLLPF, from the coding sequence ATGAACGTAGTCGCACCGCCCCGCGCGCGCGAGACCCGCATCGGGTTCTCCCGCAAGCTCCGCGCCTACGTCGCCCTCACCAAGCCGCGGGTGATCGAGCTGCTGCTCGTGACGACGATCCCGGTGATGATCCTCGCCCAGGGGGGACTGCCGAACCCGTGGCTCGTGCTCGCGACCGTCATCGGCGGAGCGTTGAGCGCGAGCAGTGCGAACTCGTTCAACTGCTACATCGACCGCGACATCGACCGCGTGATGAACCGCACGAAGCGGCGTCCGCTCGTCACCGGCGAACTCCGCGACGGGGAGGCGCTCGCCTTCGCCTGGGGGACGGGGGCGCTCTCGATCCTCTGGCTCGGCCTCACCACCAACTGGCTGGCCGCCGCGCTCTCGCTCGGCGCGATCCTCTTCTACGTCTTCGTCTACACGCTGTGGCTCAAGCGCCGCACCGAGCAGAACATCATCTGGGGCGGCATCGCCGGCTGCGCTCCCGTGCTCATCGGATGGGCGGCCGTCACCGGCTCGCTCGACTGGCCCGCGTGGATCCTCTTCGGCGTCGTGTTCCTCTGGACGCCGCCGCACTACTGGCCGCTGTCGATGAAGTACCGCGACGACTACGAGTCGGTGGGCGTGCCGATGCTCGCCGTCGTGCGCGGCCGCGTCGTCGTCGGCCTGCAGGTCATCCTCTACGCGTGGGCGACGGTCGCGTGCTCGCTGCTGCTGATCCCGGTCGCCGGGATGGGCATCGTCTACACGCTCGCGGCGGTCGGCACGGGCGGCTGGTTCATCGTCGAGGCGCACCGTCTCTACTCCTCGTCCCTGCGCGGCGACGAGGTCAAGCCGATGCGCGTCTTCCACGCGAGCATCAGCTACCTGAGCCTGCTCTTCGTCGCCGTCGGCGTCGACCCGCTCCTTCCGTTCTAG
- the tkt gene encoding transketolase, translating to MAALQWDPIDNKAVDTARVLAADAVEKVGNGHPGTAMSLAPLAYLLFQKVMRRDPSDNEWIGRDRFILSVGHSSLTQYVQLYFGGYGLELDDLKALRTWGSKTPGHPEYGHTDGVEITTGPLGQGLASAVGFAYAQRFERGLFDPDAAPGTSPFDHHVYVIAGDGDMQEGVTSEAGSLAGHQQLGNLIAFYDSNQISIEDDTNVAFTEDVAARYEAYGWHVQTVDWKKSGEYVEDVHELYAAIEAAQAETGKPSLIILKTIIGWPAPKKQNTGKIHGSALGAEELAAVKQVLGFDPEQTFEVPEGVIEHTRQAVERGQQAHAEWNEQFEAWASANPERKQLLDRILSGELPEGVEEALPVFEPGKAVSTRAASGKVLNALAPVIPELWGGSADLAESNNTTLEGGGSFIPAEHSTREWTGNPYGRVLHFGIREHAMGSILNGIVLHGNTRPFGGTFLIFSDYMRPAVRLAALMKAPSIFVWTHDSVALGGDGPTHQPVEQLVSLRAIPGLDVVRPADANETAWAWKTILERREGPAGIALSRQNLPVFERGEGDASGDTLASARNVSKGAYVLADAANGSPDVIFIATGSEVQYALEARAELANEGIHARVVSAPCLEWFAEQSQEYRDSVLPKNVKARVSVEAALSLGWERYIGEAGRSVSIEHFGASADEKTLYREFGITTEAAVAAAKESLAVVSAA from the coding sequence GTGGCAGCTCTGCAATGGGATCCCATTGACAACAAGGCGGTAGACACCGCACGAGTGCTCGCGGCAGATGCCGTGGAGAAGGTGGGCAACGGGCATCCCGGCACGGCGATGAGCCTCGCGCCGCTCGCCTACCTGCTCTTCCAGAAGGTGATGCGTCGCGACCCGAGCGACAACGAATGGATCGGCCGCGACCGCTTCATCCTCTCGGTCGGTCACAGCTCGCTCACCCAGTACGTGCAGCTCTACTTCGGCGGCTACGGTCTCGAGCTCGATGACCTGAAGGCCCTCCGCACGTGGGGGTCGAAGACCCCCGGTCACCCCGAGTACGGCCACACCGACGGCGTCGAGATCACCACCGGCCCGCTCGGCCAGGGACTCGCCTCGGCGGTCGGTTTCGCCTACGCGCAGCGCTTCGAGCGCGGCCTGTTCGACCCGGATGCCGCCCCCGGCACGAGCCCGTTCGACCACCACGTCTACGTGATCGCCGGCGACGGCGACATGCAGGAGGGCGTCACGAGCGAAGCCGGTTCCCTCGCGGGCCACCAGCAGCTCGGCAACCTCATCGCCTTCTACGACAGCAACCAGATCTCGATCGAGGACGACACCAACGTCGCCTTCACCGAGGACGTCGCCGCCCGCTACGAGGCCTACGGATGGCACGTGCAGACGGTCGACTGGAAGAAGTCGGGCGAATACGTCGAAGACGTGCACGAGCTCTACGCCGCGATCGAGGCCGCGCAGGCCGAGACCGGCAAGCCGTCGCTCATCATCCTCAAGACCATCATCGGCTGGCCGGCGCCCAAGAAGCAGAACACGGGCAAGATCCACGGATCGGCGCTCGGCGCCGAGGAGCTCGCCGCCGTCAAGCAGGTGCTCGGATTCGACCCCGAGCAGACCTTCGAGGTGCCCGAGGGCGTCATCGAGCACACCCGTCAGGCGGTCGAGCGCGGTCAGCAGGCGCACGCCGAATGGAACGAGCAGTTCGAGGCGTGGGCATCCGCGAACCCCGAGCGCAAGCAGCTGCTCGACCGCATCCTCTCCGGCGAACTCCCCGAGGGCGTCGAGGAGGCGCTGCCGGTCTTCGAGCCCGGCAAGGCCGTCTCGACCCGCGCCGCGAGCGGCAAGGTGCTCAACGCCCTCGCCCCGGTGATCCCCGAGCTGTGGGGTGGCTCCGCCGACCTCGCCGAGTCGAACAACACCACGCTCGAGGGCGGCGGCTCGTTCATCCCCGCCGAGCACTCGACGCGCGAGTGGACGGGCAACCCCTACGGCCGCGTGCTGCACTTCGGCATCCGCGAGCACGCGATGGGTTCGATCCTCAACGGCATCGTGCTGCACGGCAACACGCGTCCGTTCGGCGGCACGTTCCTCATCTTCAGCGACTACATGCGCCCCGCGGTGCGTCTCGCCGCCCTCATGAAGGCGCCGTCGATCTTCGTCTGGACGCACGACTCCGTCGCCCTCGGCGGTGACGGACCGACGCACCAGCCGGTCGAGCAGCTCGTGTCGCTGCGCGCCATCCCGGGTCTCGACGTCGTGCGCCCCGCCGACGCCAACGAGACGGCGTGGGCGTGGAAGACCATCCTCGAGCGTCGTGAGGGTCCGGCCGGCATCGCACTCAGCCGCCAGAACCTGCCGGTGTTCGAGCGCGGCGAGGGCGACGCCTCCGGCGACACGCTCGCTTCGGCGCGCAACGTCTCGAAGGGCGCCTACGTGCTCGCGGACGCCGCGAACGGCTCCCCCGACGTCATCTTCATCGCGACGGGATCCGAGGTGCAGTACGCACTCGAGGCGCGTGCCGAGCTGGCGAACGAGGGCATCCACGCCCGCGTCGTCTCGGCTCCGTGCCTCGAGTGGTTCGCCGAGCAGTCGCAGGAGTACCGCGATTCCGTGCTGCCGAAGAACGTGAAGGCACGAGTTTCGGTCGAGGCGGCATTGTCGCTGGGCTGGGAGCGTTACATCGGCGAGGCCGGACGATCGGTCTCGATCGAGCACTTCGGTGCCTCGGCTGATGAGAAGACCCTGTACCGCGAGTTCGGTATCACCACCGAGGCGGCCGTAGCCGCCGCCAAGGAATCGCTGGCCGTCGTCTCGGCCGCGTGA
- the zwf gene encoding glucose-6-phosphate dehydrogenase has translation MAPVEITPEFNPLRLPSDRRLNRIAGPSGLIIFGVTGDLSRKKLMPAVYDLANRGLLPPGFALVGFARRDWEDQDFEKVVYEAVKKYARTPFDEDVWRQLAQGIRFVQGEFDDDDAFARLKETIEELDAHRGTMGNHAFYLSIPPKAFPVVTEQLKRSGLADPQDGQWRRVVIEKPFGSDLKTARELNDVVESVFPADSVFRIDHYLGKETVQNILALRFANMLYEPIWNANYVDHVQITMAEDIGVGGRAGYYDGIGAARDVIQNHLLQLLALTAMEEPVSFDAADLRAEKEKVLSAVRLPKDLSLATARGQYSGGWQGGEKVRGFLEEEGMDPASTTETYAAMRLDIGTRRWAGVPFYLRAGKRLGRRVTEIAVVFKRAPQYLFAESQTSALGQNALVIRVQPDEGVTIRFGSKVPGAGMQVRDVTMDFGYGHAFTEASPEAYERLILDVLLGDPPLFPRHQEVELSWKILDPIEEFWATQGQPEQYSPGTWGPSSADELLARDGRVWRRP, from the coding sequence ATGGCACCCGTGGAGATCACTCCCGAGTTCAACCCGCTGCGCCTTCCGTCCGACCGACGGCTGAACCGCATCGCGGGCCCGTCCGGGCTCATCATCTTCGGCGTGACGGGCGACCTGTCGCGCAAGAAGCTGATGCCGGCCGTGTACGACCTGGCCAACCGCGGCCTGCTCCCTCCCGGATTCGCGCTCGTCGGCTTCGCCCGGCGCGACTGGGAGGACCAGGACTTCGAGAAGGTCGTGTACGAGGCCGTCAAGAAGTACGCCCGCACCCCGTTCGATGAGGACGTCTGGCGCCAGCTCGCGCAGGGCATCCGCTTCGTCCAGGGCGAGTTCGACGACGACGATGCCTTCGCCCGACTCAAGGAGACGATCGAGGAGCTCGACGCCCACCGCGGCACGATGGGGAACCACGCGTTCTACCTGTCGATCCCGCCGAAGGCGTTCCCCGTCGTCACCGAGCAGCTGAAGCGCAGCGGTCTCGCCGACCCGCAGGACGGTCAGTGGCGCCGCGTCGTCATCGAGAAGCCGTTCGGCAGCGACCTCAAGACGGCTCGCGAGCTCAACGATGTCGTCGAGTCGGTGTTCCCCGCCGACTCGGTGTTCCGCATCGACCACTACCTCGGCAAGGAGACCGTCCAGAACATCCTGGCGCTCCGGTTCGCGAACATGCTCTACGAGCCCATCTGGAACGCGAACTACGTCGACCACGTGCAGATCACGATGGCCGAGGACATCGGCGTCGGCGGCCGGGCCGGCTACTACGACGGCATCGGCGCGGCGCGCGACGTGATCCAGAACCACCTGCTGCAGCTGCTCGCCCTCACGGCCATGGAGGAGCCGGTCTCGTTCGACGCGGCCGACCTGCGTGCCGAGAAGGAGAAGGTGCTCTCGGCGGTGCGTCTGCCGAAGGACCTCTCGCTCGCCACGGCGCGCGGACAGTACTCCGGCGGGTGGCAGGGTGGCGAGAAGGTGCGCGGCTTCCTCGAGGAGGAGGGCATGGATCCCGCCTCCACGACGGAGACCTACGCGGCCATGCGGCTCGACATCGGCACGCGCCGGTGGGCCGGCGTGCCGTTCTATCTGCGGGCGGGCAAGCGCCTCGGCCGACGGGTGACGGAGATCGCGGTCGTCTTCAAGCGGGCTCCGCAGTACCTCTTCGCCGAGAGCCAGACCTCCGCCCTCGGGCAGAACGCGCTCGTCATCCGTGTGCAGCCGGATGAGGGGGTCACCATCCGCTTCGGCTCGAAGGTGCCCGGCGCCGGCATGCAGGTGCGCGACGTGACGATGGACTTCGGTTACGGTCACGCGTTCACCGAGGCCAGCCCCGAGGCGTACGAGCGGCTCATCCTCGATGTGCTGCTCGGCGACCCGCCGCTGTTCCCGCGCCACCAGGAGGTGGAGCTGAGCTGGAAGATCCTCGACCCGATCGAGGAGTTCTGGGCCACGCAGGGGCAGCCGGAGCAGTACAGCCCCGGGACCTGGGGCCCGTCATCCGCGGACGAGCTGCTCGCCCGCGACGGCCGCGTCTGGAGGCGCCCGTGA